The following is a genomic window from Fusarium oxysporum Fo47 chromosome IV, complete sequence.
ATGAGTTTCTCGGCATGGTCCCAGATAAGCATGAGCTTGTCCTCGCCAGAACTCCTGAGCTggtcaagttcctcgagTCTCCTGAATTTGCTCATGACCTCGTGCCCAAGCTGAAGAGCCAGCATGAGGTTGAACTCAGCGTCAGGCAGAACCCCGACGAGCTCACTGAGAACGGCGAGCCTACGGTCACTCTTCTTTGGGGGTTCACCCGCAACAACGCCGGTGGTCTCCGTGATGCTATGGACTTCATTCAGTCTCAATTCGCAACTTCCGGAGCTGAGATCAATGTTGTTAAGGGCGCTCTCCCTCGCCCTAAATCTGACTCGTTTGAAGATTCTCTGCAGTATTTCGACTCTAAGCTTCTACAGCACGCTCCTGCACCTGTCGCCACTGATTCTCCTATCAAGACTGGCTTTGGCGATGAAGTCGCTCGCGAGCGAAGCAGTATTCTCGACCGTCTCCGAAAGCCTGGCAGTATGACGTCAATTTCATCTTTCTTGGACCGCAGAAAGAACAGCTCTCATTCTGGCAACGGTAACTTTTTCAAGGGTTCAAGCAACGTCTCTAAGTCTTCGCTCATTTCGATCGAATCGACCCGCAGCTTCAACGCCGACCGAAACCCCTGGAACGATAGCGGCGTCAACCTCCCTGACGACGACAATCCTTGGGCTCCTCGAACCTTCGGCACTCACATGGACAACAAATTGTCCATTCCTCAACCTGGCGATGTCACACCTCGCCACAGCACCCGCGCGTCCGGCGACAGCGGGCGCCCTTCCACTTCTCATTCTATGAATTCAGGATACCCCGCCCCTATTGGGCCTTTCCGTTAGATTCCCCCGTGTTAGAACCTCTACATGCAAATACCCCGGCTGGATATACCCTGGCGTAAAAATACCCTGGAACGTCGACTTGTGCATCGGTCGGTTTACGTCTTGCCATGTTTGTTTTACCTGATTTGCGTTTGAGTGCTTTCCTGTTTTTTACTTGCTGTTactttttgctttttcctgGTCTATATGGAATCGGGGGTTCTCTTTTGATGACTTGACGTCCACTCCTTATACCCAGTCATGTAACGAAAAGCTGAGACCAAAAAAAACGAAGAATACCCCTGGTTGCCGGTTGAGATGAAATTTTGGGACATGATGGATGTTTGGCGAGAAAGATACCACTGTCAACGAAAACAATATCAAAAGTCTGTCTTCAGACTTATACACGGAGTCAAAGTTGGGTTTGTTTTGGAAGTCATGTGGTTGGCATGAGCTTTCATGCCGTGGAACTAGATGGCACATGAATCACACGCTGTGCCTGGAAGCCTTCGAGAATCGAGGAGGTACAGAGACAAGCATTTCCAGCATGTGGTCATGAAAAGTTGAGAACGTTGCTACTGCCTAGGCAAACCGAGATTGAGAAATGACAATGCAATGATACCTGCGGTTCGGCCGCGATTGCTCGATACACGAATTGTGCTGCATCATGTTAGCCACTATGTGAAGTCTTTGAATGTACATATGATCGTATAAACATGATTCTATGGGCCAGAATAAGCACCGTTGCGCATGTAAAGTAAACTGTTTTAGTCTGATACCCAAGCAGTATATACCTCAGACCAGACAGAGCATTTGTTATCGGTAGCAGGGATTTGTTCATACGTATTTCTCAACCCTGACAACTTATGTAGGTATTCTTTCTTGTATCTTTCCTCTTTGACTCCAAGTCACTCGGTTCAGTGAGTTCTCTGAGAGTTGCCCAGGAAGAAAAGTGAATTGTAAGCTCTTGTTGTCTGCCATGCAGTCTTCCAAGCTTGTTAATCAGATATCCGGTTAATCATCCCAAATGGctgcctttgccttctcaacatcagcctGTCGTTTCTttgcctcctccttctcctgctcccttctcttcttctcctgctcaCGAACACTCCTCTGGTACGCCCTTTGCTCCTCCGTCTGCTTCGGTGCCTTAAGGCCTAGTCCAGCAGCAATCATACGACGAGCCACGGCATCCGTCTTCTCAGGGCGTTTATCCGGGTCTGCTCCGGCGCGAGGGCCGGGACTTCCTGAAGGTGACTCCCATGGTAAGCCACCGACGGGTGACATGGGCGTTGGGGGAGGCGGTGCGGGTGTCGCGGTGGGAGTTGGCTTGTTTGACTCTGACTCTGACTCGACTTCGGGCTCTGCATCAGAGTCGGGGTCGGAGTCCTCCCATGAGTCTGCgacggccttcttggccttcttcttgggtgCTGGCTTCTTGGACAACACTGAAGGCTCGTCCTTTGTGTCGATTGACAGGTTCTTGAGGGAGCTTGAAACGTCTTGATCTTGTGACATGGCTGAGATCAATGCACTGAATATGTCTCAAGTGTGGAGAGGGGAAGCTTATCAAGGGTTGAGAGCAGAGGATATGGTTTCCACTGAATATGATTGTATGATATGGAATAGATAAAGGCTCGAAGACCTTCAGGCTTCAAGTCAAGAGCAAAGAAATGcagttggagaaggaagctTGTTAGTCGTTGACAAGCTTGGTTGCGGAGAAGTATAGGGTAATCGCAACTGTCGATCATCAACTTGCAAGTCCGCTCATGACTTACAGTGGGAGTTGTGTTAGTAGGTATGTTTGAAAAATGACTTGATGTTTATTCTGATACCGATTAGGAAGCTAATTACGTCCAATTGGATACTGGAGACATAAGAAACAAGCAGGTCATGATACTTGGATCTATTGCAAGGTTTGCCTTTATTTTCTGGGGTACAGCGCAACATGCCTAGTCGAAGCTGTAGGTTACTAAGTATAAGCAGATATACAGTAGCAAAGTTTTGTCGACATGCCCAATAGTATTTCCTTGATATTATAAATAGCATAAAGCTCTGAGTATAACATAATTGAACCGAGTAATGAGTGTTTTTACTATATCTCCTAGTTTATTGACTTTCTTACCAGTTGCCTATCTATGACAGCATGATCTGATAGTGACAGAGATGACAGGTCATGAGGATCAAACTGATACCAAATTGATTAAATGAGAACAACTAGCTAGATATCTTGACCAAATCACAAGAATCAGAGAGGCCTATagaagttgagaaggcttCGGTTGAGGCACGTGAGCAACGGTAGTTGTATCGCAATCTGATAACGGTCGGCGCAACAGCCGATAGCGGGGTCTAATTGGTCAGTGGCTGACTAAACTAGCGCGGAACGTCTTGGAATCGAAATTTTGGATGATGTAGTAAAGTCCGAGTTCGCGATTATTAAGTCGCCTCCACCAAAACCAACCAAAACCAAAAGCGAGGGTCAAGCCAAGCGGTGATGCGGACAATTGCGGCCTGCTGCTAGTCTAGTTACATTATCCTTGTCAACTGCTTATGATAGACCATTTCGTCTCCTTTTAACacttcattcttcttctttaattCTTCATTGTATCAACTAGTCGACTCTAGTCTACCCTAGTCTACAGCTGCCCATCGCGGGGAGCTTCTACTTCTCGTCTCTCAACCCCTCGGATCCTAGCTCTAGCTCCGTGTTCGCTACAATCGAATCGCATCGCATCACCAATCATGATTCCCCGTTCACGCCTCTCAGGGCGCCTCATTCTTGAGCGCTCTCTCGTCCACGCATCACGAGTATCTTCCGAAGCAACCGCTGCACGATGGGCTTCTGCTCCCGCCTGCCGCAACCATCACATCTGCGGTCGTCGGCTTCCCGCCATTCAACCGCGGTTAGTCGCCGCTGCCTTTTCCACATCTGCCCGAGTAACCAAAGAGAAGGACAGCAACGACAAGGGCTTCTTCGAGTCTGCGATAGAGCCATTGACGGAGCCCTTATCTGACGAGGAGGCTAAGGCGAATATCGAGAACAAGCGCAGGGAAGCCGATAGCCCATTACTGGCCGAGTCGAGGAATCCAGGCCCCGATTCACCTGGCTCTGGAAAGAACGATAATGCTGGTCAATCGAATGATGGGAAGGCGGGAAGTGCTGCTGGAGGTGCCGGTTCGGGATCCGGAGGCGACAACTCCGGTGGTGATGGAGGTCGTCGCGGTAGAAAGCCTTCTGCTGAGAAGGCTCTTCAGAAGCCTGTTGTTCCCGAAGTCTACCCTCAAGTCCTAGCGATCCCGATTGCTCGACGCCCACTCTTCCCTGGCTTCTACAAGGCTATTACCATTAAGGACCCCGAGGTGGCGAATGCAATCACTGAGTCGATTAAGCGTGGTCAACCATACGTTGGTGCATTCTTGTTCAAGGACGAgaacgaggatgaggatgtgATCAAGAACCCCGAGGACGTCTACGATGTTGGTGTCTTTGCCCAAATCACAAGCGCTTTCCCTATTCACGGCCAAGAAGGTGCCTTGACTGCCATCCTCTACCCTCATCGCCGTATCAAGTTATCCAGCCTACTACCACCTGGTGGCCAAGATACTACCAAGAAGACCGATGCTAAGGCCGAGCCCACACCTGAACCGATTCCCCAGAAGCCCGCAGAGGAGGAGACTACtcctgagaagaagggagatGTCGTTGCCAGCTTCGAAGAGAGCGCtgtggagaagaagcctgaCCAGACAGCCGAAAAGTACGAGCCAACATCATTCCTTAAGAGATACCCCGTCAGTCTGGTCAACGTCGAGAACCTTGTCGATGAGCCATACGACCCCAAGAGCCCTGTCATTCGCGCCGTCACCAACGAAATTGTCAACGTTTTCAAGGAAGTCGCCACAATGAACAATCTCTTCCGAGACCAGATCTCCACTTTCTCTATGAGTCAATCAACCGGAAATGTTACATCAGAGCCCGCTAAGCTCGCTGACTTTGCCGCTGCCGTATCTTCAGGCGAGCAAAAGGAGCTGCAAGAGGTGCTTGGTTGCCTTAACGTCGAGGAGAGGATGCAGAAGGCTCTTGTGGTGCTGAAGAAGGAGCTCATGAATGCTCAACTACAGTCCAAGATCAGCAAGGACGTCGAAAATAAGATTAGTAAGAGACAGCGCGAGTACTGGCTTATGGAGCAGATGAAGGGCATCCGCCGTGAGCTTGGCCTTGAATCCGATGGAAAGGACAAGCTGGTtgagaagttcaaggagaaggCCAACAGCCTTGCCATGCCTGAGGCAGTTCGCAAGGTCTTCGATGAGGAGCTTAACAAGCTTGCTCATCTTGAGACAGCTGCTTCCGAGTTTAACGTCACAAGGAACTACCTGGACTGGCTCACCCAGATTCCCTGGGGCAGGAGGAGTGCCGAGAACTTTGGCATCCCTAATGCAGTCAAGATTCTGGACGAGGACCACCACGGTCTCAAGGACGTCAAGGACCGCATTCTGGAGTTCATCGCTGTTGGTAAGCTTCGAGGCACTGTCGAGGGCAAGATTCTCTGCTTCGTCGGACCTCCTGGTGTGGGTAAGACAAGTATTGGAAAGTCGATTGCCCGAGCTCTTAACCGTGAGTACTACCGATTCAGTGTCGGTGGTCTCACAGATGttgctgagatcaagggTCACCGAAGAACCTATGTTGGTGCCCTCCCTGGTCGTATGATCCAGGCGCTGAAGAAGTGTCAAACTGAGAACcctctcatcctcatcgatgAGATTGACAAAATTGGCCGAGGTTACCAGGGCGATCCCTCTTCTGCTCTGCTGGAATTGCTCGACCCTGAGCAGAACAGCTCTTTCTTGGATCACTACATGGACGTGCCTGTAGATCTGTCCAAGGTCTTGTTCGTGTGCACTGCCAACATGACTGATACTATTCCTCGACCCCTGCTCGACCGCATGGAGCTCATCACACTCTCTGGTTACGTTGCCgacgagaagatggccatTGCCCAACGATATCTTGCACCCGCTGCCAAGGAGACTGCTGGACTTCAGAACGCTGATGTCAACTTGAGCGAGGAGGCAATTGAGGAGCTCATCAAGTCATACTGCCGTGAGTCTGGTGTGCGAaacctcaagaagcagatcGAGAAGGTCTACCGAAAGTCCGCCCTCAAGATCGTTCAGGAGCTCGGTGAGGAAGTTTTGCCTGAAGAGGAGGCCCTCACCGAGGAGGGTAAGTCTGCTcttgaggaggctgagaagaagagcaaaaCCGAGGAGGTTACCGAGGGTAAGGAGTCCACTTCTAACGAAACTGGCGCGACCACGGAGAAACCCCGCAAGCCACTCAACGTCCCTGACTCTGTCCATGTTGTTATCGGCAAGGACAATCTCACTGACTACGTTGGACCTCCTGTCTTCACATCTGACCGTCTCTACGAGGTCAACCCTCCTGGTGTTTCCATGGGCCTCGCCTGGACACAACTCGGCGGTGCTGCCATGTACATCGAATCTATCCTCCAGGCTCCCCTCCGACCATCTACACGACCTCACCTTGAGATCACCGGTAACCTCAAGAACGTCATGAAGGAATCTACTACCATCGCCTACTCTTTCGCCAAGTCTTTCATGGTTAAGCAATTCCCTGACAACCACTTCTTCGACAAGGCAAAGATGCATCTGCACGTTCCAGATGGTGCCGTCTCCAAGGATGGTCCTTCAGCTGGTATCACAATGGCTACTTCACTCCTttctcttgctcttgatgcCCCCGTTGATCCTACAGTTGCCATGACTGGTGAGATCACACTCACTGGAAAGGTACTACGCATTGGTGGTCTTCGTGAGAAGACTGTTGCTGCTCGACGAGCTGGCTGCAAGACCATCATCTTCCCCAAGGACAATATGTCTGACTGGCTAGAGCTACCTGAGGTATGTTTCCCCATCTTATCCGGTATTTAATTTTCGGTTACTAACGAGTACTTCTAGAACATCAAGGAGGGTCTTGAAGGTCATGCTGTGGCCTGGTACCCTGAGGTCTTTGACCTTGTCTTCCCCAACATTGATAAGGAGAAGGCCAACACGTGCAAGATCTGCGAGTGGAAGGctcagcagaagaagaacgacTCCGAGTcagctgaagaggaggactAAAATACCGAACGAGACATTGATGCATTCTAGCCTTGCAACCATCATCTAGCACCAACCGAAAGAAGGTTGATGTTCATGAACGTTGCAGGGCATGATTTGAAGGGCGTTTGGGCATGGGCGAGAAATTTAGATGAACGATATAAAGACTCCTACTCTTGTTATTCCCAAAATGAGGAAATTGTACTATTAGAAGCATGCATTAGTGGTTTGTTTGGGGTGTCACAAGGCAGCGTGTAGTTGACGCCTTCATGTATAATTGTATGTATAGGAAAGCGACGTCATTCTACTTCACTACCCAGCCCGGGCGTATGATGTTATGATCGCAAGGTGCTGCCTGGGTCAGTGATACTGATCGTTATATCACAGGCATAATAAGAATCTGTTCATAAACTTGGTAAGTGTTTATGATTCCAGCCGCAATGCGTAATGGTAGGTGTGGAAGAACACTGCTTTGGTAGAGTTCGAGGCCTGCGATATGGTGACAACCTTGAAGCATAGAGTATGCCAGGAGTTCTGGTAGGGCCTTTTGTCATAGGTCTGAAATTGTCTCTGGTCCAATGGATTGACAAGGTCCATGGTATCTTCAACCTCATTGACGCAGTAGGGTGTCCGGATATCGCCAGATGGTTCCCCAGAAAGCTGATCCCGGTTTGTACCTTAGCTAGGCCAAGGCTCTGAGAGATCTCATCTTAACCGTGGCGCGGGGTCTGTGGAGCCAGGCACGGGACGAGCCTAGCCGAGGGGAAGTTTGATAACGACAATGGATTGTAATCTAAAGTCGTATCTCGTCTTCTTGTCATATCGCACCTTTTGACACTATCTCACGAGATTGTTGAGTCCTGTAAAGCTTCACGTTAATCAACTAAGCGAGCTAAACATGCCGGTATAGCCATCGCATAAGAATTTGATTGACACCCAACCGAAGCCTATAAGACGTCTGGAAGCCCGTTCGTACATACGGGCTAGTGGTGTGTTGCGGCCCCATTGCTTGCATGGCGAACCGACAACCTGTCAAGTGCAGGTAGCCTCACTTGAGCGTTGTTCTAGCGGGCCGTTCTTGTGCTGCACTCATGCCTGACCCCACGCGAGGCTCTTATGGGATCTTGGCTGGTGGATCGGGCCTCAGACTCGGCCGCAGGACAGTTTCCTGTGAAGCTGAAAGCTCCTGAAGTGCTTGTGTGACGTGACCAGTTCGAAAATTGAGACgagagggaagaagacgagCGAATTGAACCAACTAAGGTGTCG
Proteins encoded in this region:
- a CDS encoding Lon protease C-terminal proteolytic domain-containing protein → MIPRSRLSGRLILERSLVHASRVSSEATAARWASAPACRNHHICGRRLPAIQPRLVAAAFSTSARVTKEKDSNDKGFFESAIEPLTEPLSDEEAKANIENKRREADSPLLAESRNPGPDSPGSGKNDNAGQSNDGKAGSAAGGAGSGSGGDNSGGDGGRRGRKPSAEKALQKPVVPEVYPQVLAIPIARRPLFPGFYKAITIKDPEVANAITESIKRGQPYVGAFLFKDENEDEDVIKNPEDVYDVGVFAQITSAFPIHGQEGALTAILYPHRRIKLSSLLPPGGQDTTKKTDAKAEPTPEPIPQKPAEEETTPEKKGDVVASFEESAVEKKPDQTAEKYEPTSFLKRYPVSLVNVENLVDEPYDPKSPVIRAVTNEIVNVFKEVATMNNLFRDQISTFSMSQSTGNVTSEPAKLADFAAAVSSGEQKELQEVLGCLNVEERMQKALVVLKKELMNAQLQSKISKDVENKISKRQREYWLMEQMKGIRRELGLESDGKDKLVEKFKEKANSLAMPEAVRKVFDEELNKLAHLETAASEFNVTRNYLDWLTQIPWGRRSAENFGIPNAVKILDEDHHGLKDVKDRILEFIAVGKLRGTVEGKILCFVGPPGVGKTSIGKSIARALNREYYRFSVGGLTDVAEIKGHRRTYVGALPGRMIQALKKCQTENPLILIDEIDKIGRGYQGDPSSALLELLDPEQNSSFLDHYMDVPVDLSKVLFVCTANMTDTIPRPLLDRMELITLSGYVADEKMAIAQRYLAPAAKETAGLQNADVNLSEEAIEELIKSYCRESGVRNLKKQIEKVYRKSALKIVQELGEEVLPEEEALTEEGKSALEEAEKKSKTEEVTEGKESTSNETGATTEKPRKPLNVPDSVHVVIGKDNLTDYVGPPVFTSDRLYEVNPPGVSMGLAWTQLGGAAMYIESILQAPLRPSTRPHLEITGNLKNVMKESTTIAYSFAKSFMVKQFPDNHFFDKAKMHLHVPDGAVSKDGPSAGITMATSLLSLALDAPVDPTVAMTGEITLTGKVLRIGGLREKTVAARRAGCKTIIFPKDNMSDWLELPENIKEGLEGHAVAWYPEVFDLVFPNIDKEKANTCKICEWKAQQKKNDSESAEEED